The following coding sequences are from one Anguilla anguilla isolate fAngAng1 chromosome 12, fAngAng1.pri, whole genome shotgun sequence window:
- the LOC118209148 gene encoding transcription regulator protein BACH1-like produces MNLEIPRTSVFTFQSSVHCVHVLSCLDEQRRKEILCDVTVVVENKSYRAHRSVLAACSDYFHSRVSGHAGHGLVITLPEEVTVDGFEPLLQFAYTAKLLFTKENIVEIHNCAEILGFQNLDKACFDFLIPKFVDHGKNVARIRRKVCCKAKCCQRRSCKANCRSGADEEEREEERADADPPSAVGANGGDGTPSQSSAPVSESPEAHGPGCPEEHAETDYSQLCPKYRKFQMACGKDRCCLEDCGPQAAAAPPGPSGELCASPCSPCAGDEDNGAADLCGANQPETGGVPENEAVPLAGCLPCTPESSTALGFLASPDLSSGPPAGPSSVAPDCCPVGLADATVALEGDEVLGCGGIDGTVSFDPTDSALSGLVDEGGGDRSSVEREVAEHLAKGFWPDPSPSQAAPLPLDPEGQSALGKAADFHWLKHLDLTASTGDCPFLRDLGEEVQLPEFEGGAQPEKSPCISSVNSGDNSDSDSEGDSESYNSERAREMQLPFPVEKISSLSRNDFQHLLRLQSLTREQLDFVHDVRRRSKNRVAAQRCRKRKLECIVGLEGEIHKLRSEREKLTQEQAQLKRRKVETLQSLSELCHKVCSEATLSPDQLEFLAQYSSPDCPASVLMSSSPSSALSLSFSLTLQDQDPAPAAVSADTSPSGDPSPSGDPSPSPSASASASNSPAPITDICLDASGQCPASEASPSSPPLPFFLNK; encoded by the exons ATGAATTTGGAGATCCCGCGGACATCGGTGTTCACCTTCCAGTCCTCGGTGCACTGCGTGCACGTTCTCAGCTGTCTGGACGAACAGAGACGGAAGGAGATCCTGTGCGATGTGACCGTTGTGGTGGAAAACAAGAGCTACCGCGCCCACCGATCTGTTCTGGCAGCATGCAGCGACTATTTTCACAGCCGAGTGAGCGGCCATGCCGGACACGGCCTGGTCATAACGCTTCCCGAAGAG GTGACAGTGGACGGGTTTGAACCACTGCTCCAGTTTGCCTACACTGCAAAACTGCTCTTCACCAAAGAAAACATAGTGGAGATCCACAACTGCGCGGAAATTTTGGGGTTCCAAAATTTGGACAAAGCCTGCTTCGACTTCCTCATCCCAAAGTTCGTCGACCATGGCAAAAACGTGGCCAGAATCCGGAGGAAGGTGTGCTGCAAGGCCAAGTGCTGCCAGCGGAGATCCTGCAAGGCGAACTGCCGCAGTGGTGCTGACGAGGAGGAACGGGAAGAGGAGCGCGCCGACGCCGACCCGCCGAGCGCCGTCGGGGCAAACGGGGGCGACGGGACGCCGTCCCAGAGTTCCGCGCCTGTATCGGAATCGCCCGAGGCCCACGGCCCCGGCTGCCCAGAGGAGCACGCGGAAACGGACTACTCTCAGCTTTGTCCGAAGTACCGCAAGTTCCAGATGGCTTGTGGGAAGGACCGGTGCTGTTTGGAGGACTGCGGCCCACAGGCGGCGGCTGCCCCTCCGGGCCCGTCCGGCGAGCTGTGCGCTTCTCCCTGCTCGCCGTGCGCCGGCGATGAAGACAACGGAGCCGCGGACTTGTGTGGCGCAAACCAGCCAGAAACGGGCGGCGTGCCCGAGAATGAGGCCGTCCCATTGGCCGGCTGTCTCCCCTGCACACCCGAGAGCTCTACCGCCCTCGGCTTTTTGGCTAGCCCGGATTTAAGTAGCGGTCCACCTGCGGGCCCCTCCTCGGTCGCCCCCGACTGCTGTCCGGTGGGTCTTGCGGATGCCACGGTGGCACTGGAGGGGGACGAGGTTTTGGGGTGTGGTGGAATCGACGGGACAGTGAGCTTTGACCCGACAGATTCTGCCCTCTCCGGGCTGGTCGATGAGGGCGGGGGGGACCGGAGCAGTGTGGAAAGGGAGGTGGCCGAGCACCTGGCCAAGGGCTTCTGGCCCGATCCCTCCCCCTCGCAGGCCGCCCCGCTCCCCCTGGACCCCGAAGGCCAATCGGCCCTGGGGAAGGCCGCCGACTTCCACTGGCTGAAACACCTGGACCTCACGGCCAGCACCGGGGACTGCCCCTTCCTGCGTGACctgggagaggaggtgcagctCCCCGAGTTTGAGGGGGGCGCCCAGCCGGAGAAGAGCCCCTGCATCTCCTCCGTTAATTCGGGGGACAACTCGGACTCTGACTCGGAGGGGGACAGCGAGTCCTACAACAGCGAGAGAGCACGAGAG ATGCAGCTGCCCTTCCCGGTGGAGAAGATCTCGTCTCTGAGCCGGAACGACTTCCAGCACCTGCTGCGGCTGCAGAGTCTGACGCGGGAGCAGCTGGACTTCGTGCACGACGTGCGGCGGCGCAGTAAGAACCGCGTGGCCGCCCAGCGCTGCCGCAAGAGGAAGCTGGAGTGCATCGTGGGCCTGGAGGGGGAGATCCACAAGCTG AGAAGCGAGAGGGAGAAGCTGACGCaggagcaggcccagctgaagAGGCGTAAGGTGGAGACGCTGCAGAGCCTGTCGGAGCTCTGCCACAAGGTGTGCAGCGAGGCCACGCTCTCTCCCGACCAGCTGGAGTTCCTGGCCCAGTACTCCTCCCCCGACTGCCCCGCCTCCGTCCTCatgagctcctccccctcctccgccctcaGCCTCAGCTTCAGCCTcaccctccaggaccaggatcccgcccccgccgccgtcTCTGCAGACACCAGTCCCTCAGgggacccctccccctcaggggacccctccccctccccctccgcctccgcctccgcctcc aacagccccgcccccatcacTGACATCTGCCTGGATGCGAGTGGCCAGTGTCCCGCCAGCGAAGCGTCACCgtcctccccgcccctccccttcttTCTGAACAAGTGA